A section of the Parasteatoda tepidariorum isolate YZ-2023 chromosome 6, CAS_Ptep_4.0, whole genome shotgun sequence genome encodes:
- the LOC107436379 gene encoding transforming growth factor beta regulator 1: MDPDLFNEFVSTGDSPHLGRNVVIPSSSEQESNVSPFFNSNKPTINEKRAERINNDVYREKYKKLKKSVKAFIFENAALCDEVAKMQEKLAVAKEERKFLLKKFQSFQSSKDGSAQTNTSMGVNNVTSTLAKNMNGDAADQPKKKNPTKKRPPPKNAEQGAKPRPKKKKAAADKRIIMQIPLDAAGRPIFPIILGPLTIHSLGVIVTDRPGYHSEQCIYPIGFCSSRTYASLKNPLVQCLYQCTITDSPYGPRFEITPEDDPGRSLIGSSPNEVHSALLRTINAVCGKEVVCSEGQGAKFFGLSHPTVQNLIQSCPGARKCSEYRWVQFEVVKPAEGEEIPLPKDYDPTINFDVLLHVVKESLQA, encoded by the exons aTGGATCCTgatctttttaatgaatttgtgtCTACTGGTGATAGTCCTCATTTAGGACGAAATGTCGTTATTCCTTCATCTTCAGAGCAAGAAAGCAACGtttcacctttttttaactctaataagccTACAATAAATGAAAAGCGAGCAGAACGGATTAATAATGACGTCTATcgagaaaagtataaaaaattaaaaaagtctgTCAAAGCTTTTATCTTT GAAAATGCTGCTCTTTGTGATGAAGTGgctaaaatgcaagaaaaattagCTGTAGCAAAAGAAGAGCGGAA gtttctattgaaaaaatttcaaagttttcaaTCATCAAAAGATGGTTCAGCTCAAACTAATACTTCTATGGGTGTGAATAATGTTACATCAACTTTGGCTAAGAATATGAATGGTGATGCTGCTGATCAACCAAAGAAAAAGAACCCTACTAAAAAACGACCACCACCTAAAAATGCTG aacAAGGTGCAAAACCTAGACCTAAAAAGAAGAAAGCTGCAGCTGATAAACGGATTATAATGCAAATACCTTTAGATGCTGCTGGGCGTCCTatatttcctattattttaGGACCTTTGACAATACACAGTTTGGGAGTA attgtAACTGATAGACCTGGGTATCATTCAGAGCAATGCATCTATCCCATCGGCTTTTGTAGTTCTCGTACttatgcaagtttaaaaaatcctcTAGTTCAATGTTTATATCAGTGTACTATAACTGATAGTCCATACGGACCTCGA tttgaaataactCCAGAGGATGATCCGGGTAGATCTCTAATTGGTAGTTCCCCTAATGAAGTTCACAGTGCTCTTTTAAGAACTATAAATGCAGTCTG TGGCAAAGAAGTAGTTTGCAGTGAAGGACAAGGAGCGAAATTTTTTGGACTCTCTCATCCAAcggttcaaaatttaattcagagTTGTCCTGGAGCTCGTAAATGTTCTGAGTACCGTTGGGTGCAGTTTGAAGTTGTGAAACCTGCTGAAGGAGAAGAAATACCCCTTCCCAAAGATTATGATCCAACAATAAATTTCGATGTGCTTCTGCATGTCGTAAAAGAAAGTTTACAGGCCTGA